A stretch of DNA from Acidobacteriota bacterium:
TTCTCAGGGTCAGACGCTCGTGATAAATAATAATCGAACAAACGGCCGGAACAATCGCCGACAGGTTGATGATGAGCCAGCTTGTTGAGATCTTTCCGTAGAGAATGCCTGTTTGAAATGCCAGCCCCGCGACGGCAGCAAGCATTCCAAAGGGGAGTGCGATCCAATAGACCTTAACCGGAATCGCAAAATTAGCGTGCTCCGAGATAACGACAAACCCGCAAACAAACAGGCATGCCCAGAAAAACAGGAGCATATAGAGGGACCGTGGCCGGCATCCCCTGTTGTCAGCGATTTTCGCGAACACGCCCAGCATGCCGTAGCACACCGGTGCCGCGATCATGAAAAAGTAGCTCCAGTTCATCTACGTCCCCAAGTTCCCGTTTGCGGGACTGATTTTCACCTCAGCGGTGGATGCTGCCAAGTGCAATGAGGCTTTGATGGATCCAGAACATACAGAATGCTGGACATGGCAGTGTCCTGAAAGGTTCATCTATTTGGACGCGCCATTGAAAGTTCTGTGCTTACGGCTTGACAAGAGGCGGAGGGATGAGGACGATCAAATAGATTTTCTGCGGCAGAGGTGTCTGCTGTTTCCGAACGCGATACAAAGCAATATGCGCCGATGTATGTGACTTCCGGCGATTGCAAAATGAGGTTCCCAATGATGCAGCACACGATTCTGGTTGCAAGGCAGACCCAGAAACATCCACCGAATGGCCAGCGAGGCCATCAAGTTCTCACGCGGAAACAGGGAAGGATATTCACCGTCCTGTTGTTCGCAACGATGCTGGCGTTTTCCGGCTGCACGCCATCGCAGTCTACTGATGCCGGGTCCGCCGCCCTTACAGCCGATATCTCGCATTCCATGGGTTCGATTGACTTGACGCGCTACGCACTCGGCCAGGGAGGCCTTTCTGACCAACCGATGTTTGACAGTGCGGTCGACCAGGTGCACCAGCTCCATCCTCAGACGGTCCGGCTGTTCGTCCAGGAATATTTCAATTTGTATCCTGCGCACGGGAAATATCACTGGACTACGCTGGACAAATCCATCGAGACGATCCTGGCAACGGGCGCCAGACCGCTCATGTGCCTTTGTTTTAAACCCAAAGTACTTTTTCCCAAGATTGACGATAGGATCGTTCAACCCAACAGTTATCCTGAATGGGAACAGTTGATCGAGCATCTGGTCAGGCGCTGCAACGTCGAGAAGAAATATGGGATCCAGTACTGGGAAGTGGGCAACGAAGTCGATATTGGTGAAAGTGGAGGATCACCTTACAAATTCACTCCTGACGAATATACGGAATTCTACAAGCATACCGCCGACGCCATCCTCCGCGCCGATCCGCAGGCCAAGGTGGGCGGGCCGGCACTGGCCAACTATCACAGCCCGATAGGCACTGCGCTGATCAAATATTGCGGGCAAGGGAAAGCTCCGCTTTCATTCTTTTCATGGCACATTTACAGCAGCCACCCGGACGTCTATGTCAAATCCATCCGCACGTTCAAGAAGGAGCTGGCCGAATATCCGCGCCTGAATCAAGTGGAGACGATTATTGATGAATGGAACATGTCTCTTTCGAATCCTGACCTCAATCCTTACTTCCAGCCCGCTTTTGTCCTTCAAATGACGGACGGTTTCCTGAACGAGGGCTTGTCGCGCTCTGCGTACTACCACATTCGGGACTACCACGTTGACCCCAACCTCTTCGCCCCGTTCATGTCGCCCGAGGGCACGATGTTTATGGCGCACTGGTGGAACACGATGCCTCAGTACGACGGGCTGTTTGACCAGCAAGGGCGCATACGCCCCGCCTATTTTGCATTCAAGTTGCTCAGCCTGATGCGTGGCGGGCGGTTGCAGGTTGCGGGAACAAAGCCCGGCATTGGGGCGATTGCCTCAAGGAATGGCCCCTGGATCAACCTCGTGTTCTGGAGTTTTCCGCAGGGTGAAAGGCATCCTGGAACCACAGGGGTCACAGTGGACCTGAGCCCAAGGCCTAAGGGTCGCGTGCGGCTGGTGGGGCTTGATCCAACAGCCCCGTTGAACAATTTGGAGCAGATTTCGAACGAAACGATTGATCCTAAAGCCCCGCATCTGCTGAGTGTCAATCTTCATCCCTACAACGTCTATTGGGTTGAAGTTGACGTCGAGTAGTGACAGGAGTCCACGGCCTTTTCGGGAAGCCGCTCGCCCCAATGGATTCTGTGGCGGCCTGGCGTTTTCTTCTGATGAGGTCCTGTTTGTTTGTGTTCCCGGGGAGGGAGTCTTTCGAGTCACAACAAGCGGCCGACAGGAAATTTTCGCAACTGAAGCATCGGGCGTAAAAGTGGCTGAGCCTAACTTTCAAGTATTTGGCGGAAGCGCCCTTCTTTACGTCACAGACTCCGGCGCGTGGAAGGGCAACATTGGGCGCTTGCTTCGCTTTGATTCGAATGGCGTCGGAACTGAAATTACCGGCGGCTTCGGTTACGCGAATAGTTTGGCGCTCAGTCGGGACGAGTGCTGCATCTTCATGGCTGAGAGTGACACTCGGAAAATCTACCGCATCCTCCTCAAAGATGGGCCGCCGGTTGCAGATCGCGTGGAAATTTATGCTGAAACTCCCGGCGCGGTTCCCGACGGCCTTGCGCTCGATGAAGAACAAAGTCTTTATGTAACATGCTATGGTTCACATGCGCTTTACAGGATTGATCCCGCTCGATCAGTCCACCTGTGTGCGCACGATCCCAATGGCATGATGCTGGGTGGTCCCACCAATCTTGCTTTCGGAGGGCCAGACTTTGACTGGATCTATGTGGCTAACCTCTGCCGTTGGACAGTTACGCGAACCAGATTGGGGCGGAAGGGCCTGCCGCCTGTCAATCTCCGCTGATGGTTTTTGCGGGTGCGATGGACTGGGTTCAGGCTTTGAAGCCTGCTAAAACCATTGGCGATAAAAAGATATGCGGCCGAAATCCTGATTGAACTGGAGGATCGCACTTTGCTGGTTGACTGTCATTCTCACGTCTTTGCCTATCCCGGACATCTTTCCGATGAATTTGTCAATGAAGCGAACCTGCGTTCGCGTGACCATCCGCTCGATTTGAATATCACACCTGAAAAGCACTGGGTGGCCATGAAGTCGGTCGACAAAGTCATTGTGTTCGGAATGCGCGCCTTACATTCCGGGATTGATTCCCCCAATGAATACATTGCCGAATATCAGAACCGCTATCCCGACAAAGTGATTGGCTTTGCAGGGGTGGATCCCAAGGTTGACAATGTCCGCGCCACGCTGGAGAAAGCAGTCCAGTTGAAACTCCGCGGCGTCAAGCTGGGACCCATCTACCAGAACATTCACCCCACCGACCCAAAGATTATGGAAGTCTATGAATTCTGCCAGGCCCATCACCTTCCCATCATGATCCATCAGGGAACCACGTTTCCGCGGAGGGCCCCGTTAAAGTATTCGCTCCCGATATTGCTGGAGGAGGTTGCCTTGCAGTTCCCCGAACTTCGCATGGTGATCGCGCATATGGGACACCCCTGGATTGATGAGACGATCGTGCTGATTCGCAAGCAGCCTAACTTTTATGCGGATATCTCCGCGCTCCACTATCGGCCGTGGCAGTTTTATAATGCTCTCATTTCGGCCAAAGAATACGGAGTGCTCGACAAGATTCTCTTCGGTTCGGACTATCCTTTCACCACGCCTGAAGCCACTCTGGATGCCTTGGAGCATTTCAACCAGATTACAGAAGGAACGGGGTTGCCGCGCCTGTCTCCGGAGGAAATCGGGAAAATTACGTCGAACCCCACGTTGTCCTATCTGGGGCTTGAGTGATGGAATTGGGAGATGTATCTGGGCGCTGCGTATTACGGCCGGCGTGGCGCGACAATCCAGGTGATGTCCGGCATTGACATTGCCCTGTGGGACATCATCGGCAAGGCGATGGGCCAGCCTGTCTACAAACTCCTGGGCGGAGGCTATCGTGACAAGGTTCGGACATACGCAAGCACGCTATTTCGAGCGACGCCTGCCGCCATGGAAGAAGCCTGCAAACATTATCTGGACCAGGGCCTTACGGCCGTTAAATTCGGTTGGGGCGTTTTCGGCGATGATCCCGACCGTGACGTTCGCCTGGTGGAGGCAGCGCGCCGGGCGCTTGCTGACAAAACGGACCTGCCGGTGGATGCCGGCTGGCGGGTCCATCGCACGCCCAAAGAAGCCATTGAAATTGCCTGCCGCCTTGAACCCTTCTGCCCTTTCTTCCTGGAAGAGATGCTGCACCCGGAAGATTACGATGGCTACGCGCGGCTGGCAGATGCCGTTGACGCCCTGATTGCCTGCGGCGAGCAGGAATCGACCGAATGGGGCTTCCAGACTCTGATCGAACGTGGGAAGGTTGACATTGTTCAACCCGATATTTCGCGCTGCGGAGGCTTGACGGTCGCACGGAAGATCGTGCATATGGCCGAACGCCAAAACCGTCTTTGTATTCCTCACGCCTGGACCTCCGACCTCCTCACGGCTGCTTCGCTCCATCTCAACGCTTTCAAGCGCCGCTCGGCCATCCTGGAATTCAACGTTACGCAAGGCCCGCTCATCCGCGCGATCTGCGCGAACCCCATCCGGATGGAAGACGGTTACGTCGCGGTTCCCAAGGGCCCGGGGCGCGGCGTTGAAGTGGATGAAAAAGCCATTGAGAAGTACAGAGTGCTCTAACCCTTTCCCATTAGCTTGCGCTTGCGGATCGTTCCGGATTTCGAGAAGCATATTGTGTAGACAGACGACGGGCTCTCAGGTATGTTTTTGCTTCCATTTCGCCACGTCCTTTTCGACGTCTCACGGAGGGAACCGGTGCGCGCGATCTGCAATTCGAAGTGGTTGTGGATTTTCTCTTTCGTGATCGTTTGTTTCGGCCCCAGCCTAGCTTTCGCACGCGACCGGCTCGCTGATCATGTAACCATTTATCGGGACCATTTTGGGGTCCCGCACATTGTGGGCGATACCGAAGAGGCCACCTTCTTTGGATACGGCTATGCCCAGGCCGAGGACCACCTCGAAAAGATGATGCTTCAATACATGGATGCCGAAGGCCGCCTGTCTGAAGTTCTGGGCGCCCGTGCCCTGGGGCAGGGATACCTGCACTTTATTCCTTATGAATACCGGTGGGATGGCGACTATTTGCAGCGTCTCCTGCGTACTTATCAGGGGGTCGTCGATAACCGGAAGAAAATCGATCCCCAAACCTACAAGATCCTGGACGGCTTCGCAAGGGGGGTAAACGAATACATTGCCGAACACCGGGCGCGCATCCCGGATTGGATCCAGCCCATTACCCCCGAGATTATTGAGGCTGAGGAGCGGAGCAATTATTTCCGTTTTTACAGCATCAACGAGGCCCTGGTAAAGCTGACGAATTTGCCTGAGGACTTCCCCAGTTTCGGCTCTGATCAGTTCGCTGTTTCGCGAGCGAAAACTACCGAAGGCCATGTGATTCACTTCGAGGAGACCCACATGCCTTGGGCCAACCGCTTTCAGAATTACGAGGCGCAACTGATAACTCCGGGCAAGCTGGATGCCGGCGGGATCAGCTGGTTTGGCAGCCCCTTCTTCCTCGACGGATTTAACGACCGCATCACTTGGTCGGCAACCTGGAATTTCCCGAACATTTCTGATGTGTACGAGGAAAAGCTCAACCCTCAAAATCCACTGGAATATCTCTACGACGGCCAATGGAAGAAGATCAAAGTGGTCAAAGAGACCTTCAATGTCAAGGGTCCCCACGGCAGGCGGAGCGTTACCCTCAACTGCTATTACACTTTGCACGGCCCCATCGTCAAGGTAGATAGAAAGGGCCATCGGGCTTATTCCGTGAAGCTCCCGAACTTTGACGGCGTGAACTATTCCACCAACCTTTTTCGTCTGATGAAGGCACGAAACCTGCAGGAGTTCAAATTGGCGCTCGAACTCCATCTGATGCCGAGATGGAACCTGCTCTACACGGATGCTCACAATATCTACTGGGTGGACAATGCCACCGTGGCTCGCCGGGCGCCTGGTTACGACTGGCGCAAACCGGTTCCCGGGTGGACCGGCGAAACCCAATGGGGGCCTTATTTCCCTTTGTCAGCGCTGCCGCAGCTTTTGAATCCCCCGTCAGGCTTTATACAGAACTGCAACAACCCTCCCTGGCTTGCGACGAAAAATTCAGGGATCAATCCGTTGTCACCCGCGCCTTATTTCCAGATGGACAAGATAGGTCCGCAAGGCGGGAAAGAGCAGCTGAACCCTCGAGGAGAACGCCTGCTCAAAGTTCTTGGCCGCGACAGGAAGTTTTCTTAGGACGAGATCAAGGCCATGGCTTTCGACACCTATGTTGTCCCTGCCGACGTTTTTGTGCCCCTCCTGGTTGCGGCCTATCGTGCCAGGAAGCAAGAGATTCACGATCCACGCGTCGCGCACGCCGTTGAAATTCTCAGCGCCTGGGACCGTCGCTCGAGCAAGCAGTCCGTTGCCCAGACTTATGCCTACTTCTGGGGCCGTGCTTACCAGGAACTTTACTCCAAGGCAAGGTTCGAACGTTTCATCGGTTATTCCCGTTATCGGATTGACATCCACTCGGCGAACGAACAGACTGATGCGCTTCGGGCGCTCGCGCGCGCAATCGATCAGATTCCGGAAAAATCTGGAAAGGCGGATGTGCCATGGGGTGAGGTGAATGTTGTAGCGCGGGGCGGGGAATTCCCGCTGGGTGGCACAGGACTGTTTGACGTACTCCATCCGGATGATGGTGAAGAGCAAAAAGGCGGGCAGATCTTCGACAACGACGGCTGGGGACACATGATGGTTGTGGAAGAAGGAAGCCCTAAGAAGATCTGGAGCCTTTTGCCTTATGGCGAGTCAGAGAATCCAGATTCGCCGCACTACAATGACATGGCCAAACTGCACAGCCGGACGGAAATGAAAAGGTTCTGGTTTACGCCTCAGAACATTCTGGCCCACACCGAGGCCGTCTGGGGCAGCAAAGATAGAATGAACGGATTGATCGAAAAGTGTGGAAGCGAACCTGTGACCTGCGACAGCAAGCCGGTGCAGTGAACGGCGAGACAATCTCACTCCTCTGTATCCGAATAATGAACTGGTTCCGCTTGCAACGCCCTTTCCTCCCGGAAGTCAATGGACAGATTATGATACCAGCGGCATGGATGACTGTTTTCCAAACATCGAGCCGGGCTCATATCCTTTCCCGGACCTGCGAGGTGGGCAGCTCTTCCAGATGGGCGAATGGGTGTACGGCGCGTGGGACGCCAGCCAAGCAGGCGATGAAACTGTTGCTCTGGACCAGAAAGGCATACGGTTTGATTATTTTGCCCGCAAGACTTACCGATTGCTGGAGCCGGATACCCTCGAAATCCAGTACTCGGTCCGGAATCTGGCAGATTTACCTTTCAGGTACCTGTGGTCGGCTCACCCTCTATTTGCGGTAAAGGATGAATTTGAGCTGCAACTGCCAAATGATGAAATCCATTTCAAGGCGTTCCCAGGACCCGGTGAATATCATCCCTTGGTGGCTGAGGATCAGTCTCGAGTAGCTATTCCACGGCTGCCGGTGGCGGGACACGTGTGATTATGGGCAGGCTGCAGCATTACAGTTCGCTCTACCTAATAGAGCCTGCTTTGCACCACAATCCGCAGCGGGTTAAGTCGGCCGGGAGCAAGACAATCTCGAACGTGGGCTTGTTGGTAATCCCCAGCAAATCGTGTCTTCCTTGCGTAATCTCTTTTAGATTGCCGGTTTCACCGCACTTCTACAAGTTATTGATAAGATGTGGTGCTGGAGGGGGGAGTCGAACCCCCACGCTCTTTTGGAGCGCCAGATTTTGAGTCTGGTGCGTCTGCCAGTTCCGCCACTCCAGCAAATTCAAGTAAGTGATTATTGCACGGCTATTTTCTGACGGTCAACCGAGCGGGTGCTCGATGCCTCAAGTATGGCGGCGCCGATTTTTGGTACCGGTCCATTCTTGAGATTGCTTTCCCCGCGAAGGGCCCGGGCTGGCACTCCTGGTTATTCGTAGAGATAAGTGGCTGATATCACTTCGCGTTTATTTTGGCCAGCCTGGCGGGTATTCAAACCCACCCCGTTCATGGAGGGCTCACTCCAAGCAAATCGGATAATCCGAGCTTCACCACAGGCTCGGAAAACGGCTTTCAGGCCAGGCTCCGCCTCCCTGCAGCCGAGTTCACCGAGCCTTCCTTACGGAGTCCGGAGCGGGAGCAAATCCTTTAAATTTTGCGGCCCGGAGATTCAGCTAGTAACTAATCGCTGCTTCACAACGCGGTAAATCACAAGAAGCAAAATTGCTCCGAGGACCGACATGATGAACCCCGCCGATTCTCCCGGTCTGTACCAGCCAGCCATGTGGCCGATTATTGTTGCAGGCACCGGCCCTGCAATCCCGAGCAGGGCCGTTATGAAGAATCCGCCGGGATCTTTGCCGGGCATTACAAACTTGGCGAGAGCTCCAATCACAACACCGATCACCGCAATCCATAGCCAGTGCAGCATATCATCCTCCTTCGGAAAACATGCGCTTCGATGGATTTGGCCAACGGACCGCACTTTTGGAAAAGTGCCCACTACGATTCGATGGTGCGGACCGCCCTGGCTCTGATAGACGGATGTTCTCTTCGCTGTTTGGACTTTGGTAAGGTTCACAACTGCCTGTGCGCGCGGCACAAACTGATATTCCGTAGGATCAGGAATCGTGTGGATGTTGAACGCCTTGTCGAGCAAGTTGGAATTGCGCTTTGACAGCCTTTCCAGAGCCTCAAGGGGAGCATCCGCCATTCTTCGAACGACATCACCTCATGTGCTAGATTGCAGCGTCTACCTATGTCCTCCCCATAAGGATCTCCTTTTCAAGTGGGTCTCTCGAGCCTTGGAACACTGGCAAATATTCATCATATTTGGGCTGGCGTGGGAGCCGCCTGCAAAGCGCGTTTGGGCTTCGGGGGCCTGCTTGCGGGCGGGTTGCGAAGCCCGCCAAGGTTGGACAAGGGGTTGAACCGTGTCGCCGCCGCCGTTAAGTTTTTTTAGACAATACATAATAGCAGAGGAGTATACTGTACAAGTTCAGTCGCAACTTTTCGTAAGTCCGATTGCAGGGCGAGCCACGGGAAAAAGATCGCTCGTTTCCCAATTGTCTGGCCGCTCGTAATTGCATTGAATTGTGGAGCGGATCGCGGGCACAGTTAGCCCTGCGGTTGGCAACTGTCCTGCAAATGTGCAGGCTCTCCAGGCGCTGTTTTATGGCAACGCGATTCCTGGTGAGAGTGAACGTGGAGGTGAATAATGAAAACCTTGCTGGGCGTTCTTCTAGCTTTGGTGTTCCTCACAACAATAGTGCGGGGAGATGTGGTAACCCTGAAGAATGGTGACCGGATTACCGGAACCATGGTGACCATTAAGGGTGGCAATCTGGAGCTGAAGTCAGACGTTTTGGGCGTCCTGACGATCCCCTTGGCAAAGGTGGCAACCTTCTCGGCAGAAAAGCCTGCGGCGGTTATTGTGAAGGGCGAAAAACCTCTCCAGGGAGAGCTTCAGCTCGAATCCTCGGGAGATTGGCGGGTGACGGCAAACGGCAAGCCGCAAACTGTATCGGCCTCGAGTGTGGAGGCAATCATGCCCGAGGAGTCCTACAACAAGCTCGTGGACCACACCGCAAAACCGTGGCAAGACTGGAAAGGAGCAGCCAGCCTGGGTTATAGCCTGCAAAATGGGGATCAACGGGCAAAAACTTTCAGCACAACCGTGGCGGCCACGCGAGAGCGGCCCGCGAGCCCGATCTTCAGTCGCCATTGGCGGACCAGCTACGGGCTGACTGCTCTATTTGCTACCGCTTCGCAGGCAGGGGTGTCAGTAACGTCTAACACTCTCAGCACAAACCTGCGCCAAGATTACGTCTTTGCGCCGAGTGACTTCCTCTTCGGGCTGGCACAAGTGGACCACATCGGAGCCCAGGGCTTGTACTTGCGTCAGACTTACGGCGGTGGTTTTGGGCACGACTTGATCAGAAGCTCGCGTACACTCTTCAGCGTGCTGGGCGGCGCCACTTTCGTCCACGAGAAATTCTTCAGCGGCGACTATACCCAGAGTGCCGATGCGCTGGTGGGCGAGAAGCTTGGAATGCAGCTCACCAAAATAGTGCGGCTGGACCATACCCTGAATTTTTACCCCAATCTGTCCAACACGGGCCAATATCGGTTTGACACGGCCACCACGCTATCCGTCAAGCTCAGCGGCAGGCTTTCTGCGAACGCTGGCGTGGTTGATTTCTATCTGAGCAATCCTGCTGCAGGCAGCAGGAAAAACAACATTGCCTTCACCACCGGATTGGGATATAGCTTTTAATACCCTAGTAACTTGTTTATGGACACTGGGAGAGTTACCATAGTGTACCGGCTGGTTCACGTGCGTATCTACCAAAAGATTTCGTGGCGCTCCGATG
This window harbors:
- a CDS encoding amidohydrolase, whose amino-acid sequence is MAIKRYAAEILIELEDRTLLVDCHSHVFAYPGHLSDEFVNEANLRSRDHPLDLNITPEKHWVAMKSVDKVIVFGMRALHSGIDSPNEYIAEYQNRYPDKVIGFAGVDPKVDNVRATLEKAVQLKLRGVKLGPIYQNIHPTDPKIMEVYEFCQAHHLPIMIHQGTTFPRRAPLKYSLPILLEEVALQFPELRMVIAHMGHPWIDETIVLIRKQPNFYADISALHYRPWQFYNALISAKEYGVLDKILFGSDYPFTTPEATLDALEHFNQITEGTGLPRLSPEEIGKITSNPTLSYLGLE
- a CDS encoding penicillin acylase family protein, with product MFLLPFRHVLFDVSRREPVRAICNSKWLWIFSFVIVCFGPSLAFARDRLADHVTIYRDHFGVPHIVGDTEEATFFGYGYAQAEDHLEKMMLQYMDAEGRLSEVLGARALGQGYLHFIPYEYRWDGDYLQRLLRTYQGVVDNRKKIDPQTYKILDGFARGVNEYIAEHRARIPDWIQPITPEIIEAEERSNYFRFYSINEALVKLTNLPEDFPSFGSDQFAVSRAKTTEGHVIHFEETHMPWANRFQNYEAQLITPGKLDAGGISWFGSPFFLDGFNDRITWSATWNFPNISDVYEEKLNPQNPLEYLYDGQWKKIKVVKETFNVKGPHGRRSVTLNCYYTLHGPIVKVDRKGHRAYSVKLPNFDGVNYSTNLFRLMKARNLQEFKLALELHLMPRWNLLYTDAHNIYWVDNATVARRAPGYDWRKPVPGWTGETQWGPYFPLSALPQLLNPPSGFIQNCNNPPWLATKNSGINPLSPAPYFQMDKIGPQGGKEQLNPRGERLLKVLGRDRKFS
- a CDS encoding GlsB/YeaQ/YmgE family stress response membrane protein, translating into MHWLWIAVIGVVIGALAKFVMPGKDPGGFFITALLGIAGPVPATIIGHMAGWYRPGESAGFIMSVLGAILLLVIYRVVKQRLVTS
- a CDS encoding SMP-30/gluconolactonase/LRE family protein translates to MSIFIPTTSIGLKLTSSSDRSPRPFREAARPNGFCGGLAFSSDEVLFVCVPGEGVFRVTTSGRQEIFATEASGVKVAEPNFQVFGGSALLYVTDSGAWKGNIGRLLRFDSNGVGTEITGGFGYANSLALSRDECCIFMAESDTRKIYRILLKDGPPVADRVEIYAETPGAVPDGLALDEEQSLYVTCYGSHALYRIDPARSVHLCAHDPNGMMLGGPTNLAFGGPDFDWIYVANLCRWTVTRTRLGRKGLPPVNLR
- a CDS encoding mandelate racemase/muconate lactonizing enzyme family protein gives rise to the protein MYLGAAYYGRRGATIQVMSGIDIALWDIIGKAMGQPVYKLLGGGYRDKVRTYASTLFRATPAAMEEACKHYLDQGLTAVKFGWGVFGDDPDRDVRLVEAARRALADKTDLPVDAGWRVHRTPKEAIEIACRLEPFCPFFLEEMLHPEDYDGYARLADAVDALIACGEQESTEWGFQTLIERGKVDIVQPDISRCGGLTVARKIVHMAERQNRLCIPHAWTSDLLTAASLHLNAFKRRSAILEFNVTQGPLIRAICANPIRMEDGYVAVPKGPGRGVEVDEKAIEKYRVL
- a CDS encoding DUF481 domain-containing protein; translated protein: MKTLLGVLLALVFLTTIVRGDVVTLKNGDRITGTMVTIKGGNLELKSDVLGVLTIPLAKVATFSAEKPAAVIVKGEKPLQGELQLESSGDWRVTANGKPQTVSASSVEAIMPEESYNKLVDHTAKPWQDWKGAASLGYSLQNGDQRAKTFSTTVAATRERPASPIFSRHWRTSYGLTALFATASQAGVSVTSNTLSTNLRQDYVFAPSDFLFGLAQVDHIGAQGLYLRQTYGGGFGHDLIRSSRTLFSVLGGATFVHEKFFSGDYTQSADALVGEKLGMQLTKIVRLDHTLNFYPNLSNTGQYRFDTATTLSVKLSGRLSANAGVVDFYLSNPAAGSRKNNIAFTTGLGYSF